The following DNA comes from Eretmochelys imbricata isolate rEreImb1 chromosome 2, rEreImb1.hap1, whole genome shotgun sequence.
TAACCACAGTAAGGGAGCACTGTGAGCAGACTGAGAAGTGTGTGAAGGCACAGGAGAAGCTAGAGCTGTGTGAAGCGCGAGTGTCCGCAAGGTCCCACACACAGGAGGAATGTACAGAAGAGCTTTTTCACTTCCTGCATGCCAGGGACCACTGTGTGGCTCACAAACTCTTTCAGAATCTGAAGTAAATGTTGGAGCAAGTCCCACCATCTGCCTCCATCGTTCAGCTGGAACACAGTGCAGTTTCCTTTTGGATTCCAAGTGCTGCTTGCTGCCCGTTACTGTGAATGTACAGTATAAGTGAACAGCTTCCTGGCTGTGCTGCGGTGATCCAGGTGCCAACGTGTCATTGCATCTATGTTCCGTGAAAAACATGCAGCTGTAACACAACCATCTTCTGTGGTTTTCCATATTAAACAtattcaaagtttaaaaaaaaacccacactctcctgtagccatctggcctgaccctgtcacaagacatatgttttgtttctcctttcatttctcttccttgtgacttttttcctttaaacTCTTGTTTTgtcctctcctttctttctcaGTATCCATGTTTTGACTTAGACTATTTTTTAAAGTAACCAGAGAGGGTCGGGGGGGGTGACAAAAAATAGTAGAAAATCACAAATTATAACTTATTTTGACAGGGAGAGATTTAGAAATTTTTAAATGTAGGTTGAAttttctcagaaagaaaaggagtacctgtggcaccttagagactaaccaatttatatgagcataagctttcgtgagctacagctcacttcatcggatgcattctgtagctcacgaaagcttatgctcaaataaattgcgaatacagactaccatggctgttactctgaaacctgtcattatgcaattTTCTCAGAGTTTCCCTCAAACTAGCTAATAGCTTTGGACACTTTATTCCTGAGTTCAGAGAAGTTATATCTACACAATGGATTATTGGTCCACACCTCTTGTTTCTTAGTATTAACATAAGCACAACTGATTGTCCTTGAACTAAATTCATAGTGAAAGAGACAAAAGATTATAGCTGGTTTAGCCTTCACTGTCAGTGAATCCATTGGAAAAAATGATCATTTGGAGGCACAAAAGAATAAAAGTCAAACCAGAATATGTTACAATGACAGAGACCTTGAGAAAACATCTTCtaacataaaaatgaaatatttaattatagTTGTGATATTTGAGGATATTTTGAGACCTTGAAAACTGGTATGAGCAGGTCTACTGTAGAGTGCATCCAGATATtgttcatattttcaaaataGTACTTTATCCTCAGAAAGTGATAAATAAAATGATGAATAATATAGATTTACATATGCTCCTCTATTCAGTACCAGGCTATAATTAAGCCTCATGTTCTGCTCCTGTTAACAAACAGGAGCCACTAAAAGAGGAATAATTTCAATTTGGCTATTCAATATCGCCATGGATCACCATTTTGCATTGTAATTTATGACCCACCCTGCTGAATGAATTTTGTTAACTTTGTCCTGTTATTATTACATACACTTAATACTCACACTatcatttttaatgtaataattTCAAAATACTAGATCTGGATGATGATCGCATTTGAATGGTTTACTATGGTGTTCTGTTCTAATTTACATCTAGCTTCAGTTGggttgcattggtgtaaatgtaCTGATTTGGGGCatttttttttgttgcaaaaatgtatttattttttaacaatagTAAAAACTCTGTTTTATAGCATGATACGTGCAATTGCTATTGTGCCTTTCTCTTCTTTTCACAATTAAATTTCCTTGGGCATTATCAAGCCATCAGTTTTTAAGTCTGAAGCCAATGGGGAGTTCTTTTTAGAAGTCAGTGGTGTATGACAGCCCACTGACAATAGTAAAAATCTTATCTCAGACAAGAGGATCAGTATCACAGTCTCACAATGGAACACCACATAACGAAGGGAAGAATTAACCTTTAAAGTATTACACACTAACATATTATTTTTCGACTGGAAAAGAGTTGAACGTGGCTCAGCAAAGCAAATACCTTTGATCACAAGCTGTTCTCTCCTCCTGTGGGCATCTCCTAGGAGTTCAGAAGTAGGTCAGTTAGATATAATGTAAGTGCCCATATTTCAAAGGGCATCCTATGTGGAAATATTTCCCTAAAATGTAGTCAGCCTAGGATTTACATCATATCCTTGGATAATACTGATCAGCTGACTCTGATATTGTTCCTAGAGAGTACTCTCAAGAACGGAGTTAAAATATGGCAGGCACTACTAGCTTAGAATGGCAATAGTGGATAGTATATTTGCATCCCTCGTAAAACCCATCTTGAATTCCACTGACAGGAATGCTTTAGTACTGTACAAAACTTTCTCCTGTAAGGCAGCTACATGCTATATTAGCTTTCCCTTTCAGTTGACCATTAATATAATTATTCACCTTATATTTTCACTTGAAACATGCACATGCATTTTCTGCCAAGGCCAGCttgacacagacacacactcttGTTTAGGAGTGACAAAGGGTAGCCCATTATACTTTCAAGAGAGAGATGACCAAGTTTAAACTAAAATACTTGAAAATACCTTAGCCTAGGATCTCAGTCCTGATGTAGTCACTGTTCATGTGCCACACCTAAATATGCTGGTGACTTCTGAAATGTGAAAATTAAAGTGAATGTAATCTGGAATAAATGAAATAAATCCAGAGCACAAATGAAACAGATAAgccccaattcagaaaaaaacatttcaactcatgcctaaatgctttgctgaataacaCATACTGATAAAGTTTCAGCCAATTCCGTCCAACCACAACACATTCAAGAGTAAATTTACAGCTAAGGGTATAAATATTAAATCTAGTTATTAATGGTTGCTGTGTTTTTAACT
Coding sequences within:
- the LOC144260512 gene encoding cytochrome b-c1 complex subunit 6, mitochondrial-like, which encodes MGLQDEEMLEGHSGEPEEEEEEEEAELVDPLTTVREHCEQTEKCVKAQEKLELCEARVSARSHTQEECTEELFHFLHARDHCVAHKLFQNLK